In Crassostrea angulata isolate pt1a10 chromosome 6, ASM2561291v2, whole genome shotgun sequence, a genomic segment contains:
- the LOC128187888 gene encoding voltage-gated hydrogen channel 1-like isoform X2 has product MEGFQKLQDDLEKVIEKEDSNSSITTDSDEKHEFRNLRERLMYILHTNKFNIIVVALVILDSLLVIAELLLDMNIIEVSDHRGGAELAPKILHYSSLAILSVFIVEIFVKLYAYRLSFFRHKMEVFDAVIVIVSFILDIIFRNKEGPESGAGLLVILRLWRVTRILNGIVVSVKKQAEKKIQREKRLRMACEKELSKYREYCATQEQEIELMKGLLLKHGIDLHESQSQPPEVSKKDIIADINLVAESEKAPPFPPETPPTGEHSDTPDTN; this is encoded by the exons ATGGAGGGTTTCCAAAAGCTTCAAGATGATTTAGAAAAAGTAATAGAAAAGGAGGACTCCAATTCATCAATTACTACAGACTCGGATGAAAAACATGAGTTCCGAAATTTGCGAGAACGGTTGATGTACATCCTTCACACGAACAAGTTCAACATCATTGTTGTTGCCCTGGTAATTCTGGATTCACTCCTTGTGATTGCAGAGCTTCTCTTAGATATGAACATCATTGAGGTTTCTGACCATAGAGGAGGTGCCGAGCTTGCCCCAAAAATCCTGCATTACTCTAGTCTTGCCATACTCAGTGTGTTCATTGTGGAGATTTTCGTCAAGTTGTACGCTTATCGACTGAGCTTCTTCCGACACAAGATGGAGGTGTTTGATGCAGTTATCGTGATCGTGTCCTTTATTCTCGACATTATTTTCCGCAACAAGGAAGGCCCTGAAAGCGGTGCTGGGTTGTTGGTCATTCTGAGATTGTGGCGAGTTACTAGAATTCTCAATG GTATTGTGGTATCTGTGAAGAAACAAGCAGAAAAAAAGATCCAAAGAGAAAAACGATTGCGCATGGCCTGTGAGAAAGAACTGTCGAAATACAGAGAATACTGCGCTACGCAGGAACAAGAAATCGAGCTAATGAAAGGCCTGCTTCTCAAACACGGAATCGACCTGCATGAGTCCCAATCTCAGCCCCCAGAGGTCAGCAAGAAGGATATCATAGCAGACATCAATCTTGTGGCTGAGAGTGAGAAGGCCCCGCCCTTTCCACCAGAGACCCCGCCCACTGGGGAACACTCAGACACACCTGATACAAACTAG
- the LOC128187888 gene encoding voltage-gated hydrogen channel 1-like isoform X1 — protein MKIQMEGFQKLQDDLEKVIEKEDSNSSITTDSDEKHEFRNLRERLMYILHTNKFNIIVVALVILDSLLVIAELLLDMNIIEVSDHRGGAELAPKILHYSSLAILSVFIVEIFVKLYAYRLSFFRHKMEVFDAVIVIVSFILDIIFRNKEGPESGAGLLVILRLWRVTRILNGIVVSVKKQAEKKIQREKRLRMACEKELSKYREYCATQEQEIELMKGLLLKHGIDLHESQSQPPEVSKKDIIADINLVAESEKAPPFPPETPPTGEHSDTPDTN, from the exons ATGAAG ATCCAGATGGAGGGTTTCCAAAAGCTTCAAGATGATTTAGAAAAAGTAATAGAAAAGGAGGACTCCAATTCATCAATTACTACAGACTCGGATGAAAAACATGAGTTCCGAAATTTGCGAGAACGGTTGATGTACATCCTTCACACGAACAAGTTCAACATCATTGTTGTTGCCCTGGTAATTCTGGATTCACTCCTTGTGATTGCAGAGCTTCTCTTAGATATGAACATCATTGAGGTTTCTGACCATAGAGGAGGTGCCGAGCTTGCCCCAAAAATCCTGCATTACTCTAGTCTTGCCATACTCAGTGTGTTCATTGTGGAGATTTTCGTCAAGTTGTACGCTTATCGACTGAGCTTCTTCCGACACAAGATGGAGGTGTTTGATGCAGTTATCGTGATCGTGTCCTTTATTCTCGACATTATTTTCCGCAACAAGGAAGGCCCTGAAAGCGGTGCTGGGTTGTTGGTCATTCTGAGATTGTGGCGAGTTACTAGAATTCTCAATG GTATTGTGGTATCTGTGAAGAAACAAGCAGAAAAAAAGATCCAAAGAGAAAAACGATTGCGCATGGCCTGTGAGAAAGAACTGTCGAAATACAGAGAATACTGCGCTACGCAGGAACAAGAAATCGAGCTAATGAAAGGCCTGCTTCTCAAACACGGAATCGACCTGCATGAGTCCCAATCTCAGCCCCCAGAGGTCAGCAAGAAGGATATCATAGCAGACATCAATCTTGTGGCTGAGAGTGAGAAGGCCCCGCCCTTTCCACCAGAGACCCCGCCCACTGGGGAACACTCAGACACACCTGATACAAACTAG
- the LOC128187889 gene encoding centrosomal protein of 192 kDa-like, with protein sequence MSGIDSRESLDFKEDSTIAHDGLRESIENASFFQSRGPLAASTVSRPQRPNTRGQDREKWKKNGSFLDFNTPKRGQINDNEYDRFGDEFSMGIKGSSRDSSLGLIPVEEMSDLSASVLQVPEEKFFDSEAATVKKRPSSPKTREPPGDFKQALFSNMTSGHVPGILTEEEGDVTVPDIQFQEGELDQLDEDFDLEMTANESALEYAGIPNPDLSEMKLHTTSDNTAGDDIWNSVYLKSGSTFSQFITAEEGETSGEQETSIVQEMTRNSQRRFPSLSKVTLFDGKQDHQIKEMGSSEDVSQPLSARTRAQFPTLAAVRMDSEVFDQSVDVDKSISKRGSGAGQSADLEVNTPKNVSQMSAQRYKMNDEGTMNGSTDNVSMSMRYSAEGDVVSSPDRTGVKSSPRKDDDSEDEEKILPSQSKNSPAKEFLTTFKESFKSPTHKTRNSEVNSEEQRVKPMGDDLLTEKGPNRYHDPQEENGEDYQDDMPSQLNSMYFKPSYPEASMLPPGQRMDTSDDMFGEVAYPETIEVFDSPGDRLEASGCNINDMQAGDNPFDGLESSFGSFGLNKESDIPELPGQANQWLQLNSSPMSARTRNSGQSQASQRLSSQSGVSPRVSHESSKSTQQKKQSYRDMEGSEYPSRSRRSADSVFAEPRLSQYYGGDPQAVRRSFPELSISQPMKADVSPRLSKSQDRPVVYKDDSGEMVTDLAYQTDFTDMAPTQHAKLQEQFVKGSLDFDVTMADDFKPADEAKAMLDEDEEQFEKDNVFREDVKIVTPVGSPDSWGYSSKMSISCPSFLKPDVEDLRISIGTFMKSGSGALGSLGGDGSQERPEFGMHIKTPPQNRKPMALIETSVREFEPDRSLQASKCRTEGVGNEDEDRLEDRTLQDEAVTLADLEESPAYQESQGSHLQSMGYRDSPESQPQPKRSKTPVMELSAELSKLQESLRESDDSLSITLLHSLLQSVPKDTKPAELSKMVMALSQKSSRSLRHPVAKSTKLPIRRGSDVMNKVKGPSPRKSQDVPEQDRSQNSASFSSKGSKEDKELKNILHKTRPDGEESDVSLSPINRSDNVTPSDVMLKTSCQSDNADGSERESIHSNDPSGRRGQAGNSSQMYVHSGQVSRGSMASPRSRGGSQRSSQENVRYASSAAVNASDSPERSRHSSTGSNKESRESRIRSPHGNDHGDLTGHHIPDGTDYSLKADYPHQINMGMSREDLVGTEDIQLADSRGFNLIDRDLDSMGNGQRISRGSNEQRSRERSVSDYHSKHDYDIDYSEQGFNRNGNYNSGRNSQASKKYEVQDNEYSQDAHNKENIAHDKKAKEDRDLMPPPPVPSFHHNLVPHHKTSDPPMLLTKQSLMKSSFAQQYLPPPATRQILSSKQFSQSQGDVFTLKQDHHQLPTHDSTMSKKLSHSQTNIQDHSMADLSQHSLITPDQSRHRRILSEPMTDGKRLADDISMFRQPPAYHSTPFQRDANLSETQFYELDHSVMSVMDAEKSTLDGNFKPAKIPTPEYTGLAAIKAPEILTFPEVCCIGISVKTTLPLTNPTNRWLECILQVRQLLLDGQPAGTSVAVPFEMKQKVIVEPNTMEKIEVIFIPKLAGAYVAELLIHSHRFTQDRASGSMSYPTIITVQAIAEKPKIEVHGFGLENRVLNFGQVTWGSCKSLTLGIVNYGQASLPLRLSISCTKNLGVNNIPWHCFSFDRNGQNSALGDISIISRSSRPQSPALGKTVVTLCIPGRSAKDSGISEMEVRVWCRPPDKRIDRALAQNPPDEMTARIDIDVDTPTANIPPLRTIDLQAIVGVARLHIPKYLEMVKLESTVRQAARDSIALKNFGNIDLKISLSIPDHEDVFQVRPKQITIPPGQENEIMVEFFPMESGKKSLESVLLMNVEPDGPLYELPVLGSVVSEKAKRQSTPIVLSDRCFIYFGGVGTGKTLEKKFRLKNQTQYPLKLKLEVRDDSHVFKMRTSALQSNNLTEIRDVIIQPLETYPVYVTYSPISPTLNSGKVVIKPYDTAYKFSIPVSGYGGVGKLVVEGASIADMNRYCLDMGDISLGQETGEKVIVRNVGSRPVFVKLMAYAGSHCRKDNISGRVLVEPSEFVLEPEGTKSVIIVLNPSDRETSLCATSKQIVSTVVAFYGDEISRQRYRRAMSSSTKPYKPSSSIDPLSLSLNLNRNLPDEDLVPESTVPSEVNGNSLIDTFFTTMSRLYIALVGSPSEFSLTKTPQIHHSGKSPLTKERGWRTSASLTGIPSKDSNRCISPRSNTTPLHDSPLFVPEEEDKDWSVKPTQLIFRVSSQQDEKLPILKFQISNFQSRTMSYELTWPGQKLKLTPEGGVVGPKDTVTVCISPSPTVYKIIQDLPWSGCVHITNGPKTKKVQVQIRTELGDSQPVLTQSLVPVFKHPTGPTISLPYESSVGSMMQASAHKIEFPVTKVGEQSETSFELTNTSDKSMQWIVSSFAPPYVKGADSTKDVFRVMYKVFDFTIKSGSLPPGKSTQVNVEFMPRSKGTFTQHWDIQGTKDKPVRLQLAGESIANDDLVGSQMSSYRDNTAANLQDTGAKTLKKSKDERQVLLKNEELRFLPCSVGQSQMVKLQIANNCSSPQPIEVIPPQPPFYVKHMRFEVKAKKYLMLPVEFRPSEPNNYEGLIVLKTGVGYSLSAKLYGQCTS encoded by the exons ATGTCTGGAATAGACTCAAGGGAATCTCTAGATTTTAAAGAAGACTCAACAATTGCTCATGATGGATTAAGAGAAAGTATTGAAAATGCATCATTCTTCCAAAGCAGAGGACCCCTGGCTGCTTCAACGGTCTCAAG aCCACAAAGACCAAATACCCGTGGGCAAGACAgagaaaaatggaaaaaaaacggGTCATTCTTAGATTTTAATACTCCAAAGAGGGGCCAGATAAACGATAATGAATATGATAG ATTTGGAGATGAGTTTTCCATGGGAATCAAAGGATCAAGCAGGGACTCCTCACTGGGTCTTATTCCAGTGGAAGAAATGAGTG ATTTATCTGCCAGTGTTCTGCAAGTGCCAGAAGAGAAGTTTTTTGATTCAGAGGCTGCCACAGTGAAAAAGAGACCATCCTCTCCAAAAACAAGAGAACCCCCT GGGGACTTCAAGCAAGCTTTGTTTTCCAACATGACATCGGGACATGTTCCAGGAATCCTTACAGAGGAGGAGGGAGACGTCACAGTTCCAGATATCCAGTTCCAGGAGGGAGAATTGGACCAACTGGATGAGGACTTTGATCTGGAGATGACAGCTAATGAGAGTGCTCTGGAGTATGCAGGGATACCTAATCCAGACTTGTCCGAAATGAAGCTCCATACAACCAGTGATAATACTGCAG GTGATGACATTTGGAATTCGGTTTATTTGAAGTCAGGCTCCACCTTCTCTCAGTTCATTACAGCAGAAGAAGGAGAGACTTCTGGTGAACAGGAGACCTCAATCGTACAGGAAATGACTAGAAATTCCCAGCGCAGATTTCCCAGTCTCAGCAAAGTCACACTCTTTGATGGTAAGCAGGATCATCAAATTAAAG aGATGGGGAGTTCAGAAGATGTAAGTCAGCCTCTGTCAGCAAGAACCAGGGCCCAATTTCCCACCCTAGCAGCTGTTAGAATGGACAGTGAG GTATTTGACCAGTCTGTAGATGTGGACAAAAGTATTTCAAAGAGAGGCTCTGGGGCAGGTCAAAGTGCAGACCTTGAAGTCAACACACCAAAGAATGTCTCACAAATGAGTGCTCAAAGGTATAAGATGAATGATGAAGGGACAATGAACGGAAGTACTGATAATGTGTCCATGTCCATGAGGTACTCTGCTGAAGGGGACGTAGTTAGCTCCCCTGACAGAACGGGGGTCAAAAGTTCACCAAGGAAGGATGATGACTCTGAAGATGA GGAGAAGATCCTTCCTTCACAATCAAAGAACTCACCAGCAAAGGAATTCCTGACTACCTTTAAAGAGAGTTTTAAATCGCCAACCCACAAAACCAGGAATTCAGAAGTGAATTCAGAG GAGCAAAGAGTAAAGCCCATGGGGGATGATTTACTGACAGAGAAGGGTCCTAACCGATATCATGACCCCCAG GAGGAAAATGGAGAAGACTACCAAGATGACATGCCCTCCCAGTTGAACTCAATGTATTTCAAGCCCTCCTATCCGGAAGCTTCCATGCTTCCCCCGGGACAGAGGATGGACACTTCAGATGACATGTTTGGGGAGGTGGCCTACCCAGAGACCATAGAGGTGTTTGATTCCCCAGGGGACAGGCTTGAAGCTTCTGGCTGCAACATCAATGACATGCAG GCAGGGGACAATCCGTTTGATGGACTAGAGTCATCTTTCGGATCTTTTGGGTTGAACAAAGAATCTGATATCCCAGAATTGCCTGGACAGGCCAACCAGTGGTTACAGCTCAACTCGAGCCCAATGAGTGCCAGAACCCGCAACAGTGGCCAGTCTCAGGCAAGCCAGAGACTCAGCTCTCAGTCAGGAGTAAGCCCAAGGGTCAGCCACGAGTCCAGTAAATCTACACAACAGAAAAAACAGTCTTACAGAGACATGGAAGGG AGTGAGTATCCCAGTCGGTCGAGGAGATCTGCAGACTCTGTGTTTGCTGAGCCACGACTGAGTCAGTACTATGGGGGAGACCCCCAAGCTGTCAGAAGGAGTTTCCCAGAACTCTCAATATCACAGCCAATGAAAGCTGATGTCTCACCCAGACTGTCCAAAAGTCAAG ATCGTCCTGTTGTGTACAAGGATGACTCAGGCGAGATGGTGACAGACCTAGCCTACCAGACAGATTTCACCGACATGGCTCCTACCCAGCATGCCAAGCTGCAGGAACAGTTCGTTAAGGGAAGTCTGGACTTTGATGTTACCATGGCTGATGATTTTAAACCTGCTG ATGAGGCCAAAGCAATGCTTGATGAAGATGAAGAACAGTTTGAGAAAGATAATGTATTCAGAGAG GATGTCAAGATAGTCACCCCTGTGGGTTCCCCCGACTCTTGGGGCTACTCCAGTAAAATGTCCATCTCCTGTCCCTCCTTCCTCAAACCAGACGTTGAGGACCTGAGGATTTCTATTGGAACCTTTATGAAGAGTGGGTCAGGTGCCCTCGGATCATTGGGAGGTGATGGATCTCAGGAGAGA CCTGAGTTTGGTATGCACATCAAAACCCCTCCCCAGAATAGGAAGCCGATGGCCCTCATTGAAACATCCGTCAGGGAGTTTGAGCCTGACAGGAGTCTCCAAGCCTCCAAGTGCAGGACCGAGGGAGTGGGCAATGAGGATG AAGACAGACTGGAGGACAGGACCCTACAGGATGAGGCAGTGACCCTGGCTGATCTGGAAGAGTCCCCTGCATACCAGGAGAGTCAGGGGTCCCATCTTCAGTCCATGGGGTATAGGGACAGTCCAGAGTCACAGCCCCAGCCCAAGAGAAGCAAGACCCCTGTAATGGAGCTATCAGCAGAGCTGTCTAAGCTCCAAGAATCTCTGAGGGAGTCTGATG ATTCCCTAAGCATCACTCTGCTGCATTCACTGCTTCAGTCAGTGCCCAAAGACACCAAACCCGCTGAGCTGTCTAAAATGGTCATGGCTCTGTCACAGAAGTCTTCCAGATCTCTCCGTCATCCGGTGGCAAAATCAACCAAACTTCCCATCAGAAGAGGGTCTGATGTGATGAATAAGGTCAAAGGACCGTCTCCAAGGAAATCACAGGATGTACCAGAACAAGACAGAAGCCAGAATTCGGCCTCCTTCAGCTCCAAAGGATCAAAGGAAGACAAGGAGCTGAAGAACATTCTCCACAAAACGCGGCCAGATGGGGAAGAATCGGACGTTTCACTGTCCCCTATTAACAGAAGTGATAATGTGACTCCTTCAGACGTAATGTTAAAAACATCCTGCCAAAGTGACAATGCGGATGGCAGTGAAAGAGAGTCCATTCATTCTAATGATCCTTCAGGTAGAAGAGGTCAAGCTGGAAATTCTTCACAGATGTATGTCCATAGTGGCCAGGTATCTAGAGGCAGCATGGCTTCACCTCGTAGTCGCGGTGGAAGCCAGAGAAGTTCACAGGAAAATGTACGCTATGCATCCAGTGCAGCTGTCAATGCTTCTGATAGTCCGGAGAGGTCCAGACACAGTAGTACTGGAAGTAATAAAGAATCCAGAGAGAGCCGGATCCGGTCTCCACATGGCAATGACCATGGAGACTTGACTGGACACCACATTCCGGATGGTACAGACTACAGTCTGAAAGCAGACTATCCACATCAGATCAACATGGGGATGTCCAGAGAGGATCTGGTCGGAACGGAGGATATCCAGCTGGCAGATTCCAGAGGATTTAATCTCATTGATAGGGATCTGGACAGTATGGGAAATGGTCAGAGAATTAGTAGGGGTTCTAATGAACAAAGGAGCAGGGAACGAAGTGTGAGTGATTACCATTCAAAGCATGACTATGACATTGATTACAGTGAACAAGGCTTTAATCGGAATGGAAATTACAACAGCGGTAGGAATTCTCAGGCCAGTAAAAAGTATGAAGTTCAAGACAACGAATATTCTCAAGATGCACACAATAAAGAGAACATAGCCCATGATAAAAAGGCCAAAGAAGATAGGGACTTGATGCCTCCTCCACCTGTGCCAAGTTTTCATCACAATCTGGTCCCACACCACAAAACATCAGATCCACCCATGCTGCTGACGAAACAATCTCTGATGAAGAGCAGCTTTGCCCAGCAGTACTTACCACCACCAGCCACCAGACAGATCTTGTCATCCAAGCAGTTTTCTCAGTCTCAGGGTGATGTGTTCACACTGAAGCAGGATCATCATCAACTTCCCACTCATGACTCGACAATGAGTAAGAAACTGTCCCACTCGCAAACCAACATCCAAGACCACAGCATGGCGGACCTCAGCCAACATAGTCTAATTACACCCGACCAGTCTCGTCATCGTCGGATCCTGTCGGAACCAATGACTGATGGGAAGAGGCTAGCAGACGACATCAGCATGTTCAGACAGCCACCTGCATACCACAGTACTCCATTTCAGAGGGACGCTAATCTGTCCGAGACACAGTTTTATGAGTTGGATCATTCTGTGATGTCTGTCATGGATGCAGAAAAATCCACCTTGGATGGAAATTTCAAACcag CTAAAATTCCCACACCAGAATATACAGGCTTAGCAGCCATTAAAGCCCCAGAAATTCTGACCTTCCCTGAAGTGTGTTGCATTGGAATCTCGGTGAAGACCACCCTCCCCCTGACCAATCCGACCAATCGCTGGCTGGAGTGCATTCTTCAGGTGCGGCAGCTTTTACTCGACGGACAGCCGGCTGGAACCAGTGTGGCAGTACCATTTGAAATGAAGCAGAAGGTCATAGTAGAACCAAACACTATGGAGAAAATTGAG GTGATCTTCATTCCTAAGTTGGCTGGAGCGTATGTGGCCGAGTTGTTGATCCACTCCCACAGGTTTACCCAGGACCGGGCCTCAGGCTCCATGTCCTACCCTACCATAATCACGGTGCAAGCCATAGCCGAAAAGCCCAAAATTGAG GTTCATGGCTTTGGTCTGGAGAACCGGGTGCTGAACTTTGGACAGGTGACGTGGGGGAGCTGTAAGTCCCTGACCCTGGGGATTGTCAACTATGGACAGGCCTCCCTCCCCCTCAGGCTCTCCATATCTTGT ACTAAGAACCTGGGCGTT AACAACATACCCTGGCACTGCTTTTCCTTTGATCGTAATGGACAGAACTCGGCCCTGGGGGACATCTCCATTATATCACGCAGCAGTCGCCCCCAATCCCCAGCCCTGGGGAAGACGGTAGTCACACTCTGTATCCCAGGACGATCAGCAAAGGATTCTGGGATTAGTGAAATGGAGGTTAGGGTGTGGTGTCGACCCCCAGACAAGAGGATTGACAGAG CTTTGGCTCAGAATCCACCTGATGAAATGACAGCAAGGATCGACATTGACGTAGACACGCCCACTGCCAACATCCCACCCCTCAGAACGATCGACCTGCAAGCTATCGTGGGCGTGGCTCGACTACACATCCCCAAGTACCTGGAAATGGTCAAGTTGGAGTCTACAGTCCGACAGGCAGCCAGGGACTCCATTGCCCTGAAGAACTTTGGGAACATAGACCTCAAAATTTCTCTCAGTATTCCTGACCATGAAGATGTCTTCCAAGTCCGTCCAAAACAGATCACAATTCCACCGGGACAGGAGAATGAGATCATGGTGGAGTTCTTTCCCATGGAATCAGGGAAGAAGTCTCTAGAGAG TGTGCTGTTGATGAATGTAGAGCCAGATGGTCCGTTATACGAGCTGCCAGTACTGGGCAGTGTGGTGTCAGAGAAAGCCAAGAGACAGTCCACCCCCATAGTCCTCAGTGACAGGTGCTTCATCTATTTTGGAGGTGTGGGGACAGGGAAAACATT GGAGAAGAAGTTCAGGTTAAAAAATCAAACGCAGTACCCTTTGAAGTTGAAGCTGGAGGTCCGTGACGATTCACATGTCTTTAAG ATGAGAACGTCGGCCCTTCAGTCTAACAATCTAACAGAGATACGAGACGTGATCATTCAGCCATTGGAGACCTACCCTGTTTATGTGACATACTCCCCGATCTCACCCACACTGAATTCTGGGAAAGTTGTCATCAAACCTTATGACACTGCATACAAGTTCTCA ATTCCTGTGTCTGGTTATGGTGGAGTTGGTAAGCTGGTGGTAGAGGGAGCTAGTATAGCAGACATGAACCGCTACTGTCTCGACATGGGGGATATTTCCCTTGGACAGGAAACGGGAGAGAAAGTCATTGTCCGAAATGTTGGATCTCGACCTGTGTTTGTCAAACTCATGGCTTATGCAG GTTCCCACTGTAGGAAGGATAATATATCTGGGAGAGTCTTGGTGGAACCCAGTGAATTTGTACTTGAACCAGAGGGTACTAAg TCTGTGATAATTGTTTTGAACCCGTCTGACCGAGAAACTTCACTGTGTGCCACCAGCAAACAGATTGTGTCTACAGTTGTAGCCTTTTATGGAGATGAAATTTCCAGACAAAGATACAGAAG GGCCATGAGTTCCTCCACGAAGCCATACAAACCCAGCTCCTCTATAGATCCATTGTCTCTGTCTCTGAATCTTAACCGCAACTTACCTGATGAAGACTTGGTGCCAGAATCTACAG TTCCATCTGAAGTGAATGGGAACTCTTTGATTGACACCTTTTTCACCACCATGTCCAGACTTTATATAGCCCTGGTGGGGTCCCCCTCAGAGTTTTCCCTGACCAAGACCCCCCAGATACACCACTCTGGGAAGTCCCCTCTCACTAAGGAGAGGGGGTGGAGGACCAGCGCTAGTCTCACAGGAATACCGTCCAAAGATTCAAACAG GTGTATATCCCCCAGAAGTAACACCACCCCCCTCCACGACTCCCCCTTGTTTGTACCAGAGGAGGAAGATAAGGACTGGTCAGTGAAACCCACCCAGCTCATCTTCAGGGTCTCCAGTCAAC AAGATGAGAAGTTACCAATACTTAAGTTTCAAATCAGCAATTTTCAGAGCAGAACCATGTC ATATGAGTTGACGTGGCCCGGTCAGAAATTGAAGTTGACCCCAGAGGGTGGAGTAGTAGGACCCAA AGACACAGTGACAGTATGTATTAGCCCAAGTCCCACTGTGTACAAGATCATCCAGGACCTGCCGTGGAGTGGATGTGTCCACATTACAAATGGACCAAAAACCAAG AAAGTGCAAGTCCAGATCCGGACAGAATTGGGTGACAGCCAGCCCGTCCTGACCCAGAGTCTTGTCCCTGTGTTTAAACACCCCACTGGTCCCACCATCAGTCTGCCCTACGAGTCCAGTGTGGGGAGCATGATGCAGGCATCCGCCCACAAGATAGAGTTCCCGGTCACCAAAGTAGGGGAACAATCAG AGACTTCGTTTGAGCTGACCAACACTTCAGACAAATCTATGCAGTGGATTGTCTCCTCCTTTGCTCCACCATATGTCAAG GGTGCAGACAGTACTAAGGATGTATTCCGAGTCATGTATAAAGTTTTTGACTTCACCATCAAGTCGGGGAGTTTGCCGCCAGGGAAGAGTACTCAG gTTAATGTTGAGTTCATGCCAAGGTCTAAAGGAACGTTCACACAGCACTGGGATATACAAGGCACAAAAGATAAACCTGTCCGACTTCAGCTGGCAGGGGAG AGCATTGCAAATGATGACTTGGTGGGAAGTCAAATGTCCAGTTACAGAGATAACACTGCAGCAAACTTACAAGATACAGGAGCCAAAACACTTAAAAA GAGTAAAGATGAACGGCAAGTCCTACTGAAAAATGAGGAGCTGAGATTTCTACCTTGTTCAGTGGGACAGTCACAGATGGTGAAGCTTCAGATCGCCAACAACTGCTCATCTCCTCAACCG ATTGAAGTGATTCCACCCCAGCCTCCGTTTTATGTGAAGCACATGAGATTTGAAGTGAA AGCCAAGAAGTACCTGATGCTGCCAGTGGAATTCCGACCCTCAGAACCCAACAACTACGAAGGACTGATTGTGCTAAAGACAGGGGTGGGATATAGTTTGAGTGCCAAACTGTATGGGCAGTGTACATCATAA
- the LOC128187457 gene encoding cilia- and flagella-associated protein 251-like: MESQSDSRNGPVSNMENGPITEGLEIQRSDVKRANGIGNGEMHRRIKNIPVLEERRLLALERHIKRKRRKRPYVKKMKSSEKTEHLDKTMGAPNRKMLDDPGAFDIKDEVVQTLEGDGEKDWSQNEIEGTGMAVTEKDEGKPNGEIENFVVQSPKTDVEEDEQQGVQFDKLVEYLLDEVKSEMIKGVEDGLKRKGEVNQSMFGEESHIKKDEGAGMEVKQENEENFTHVKEINTSPPEDARHVDDEGLKKERENFQDEGHKDLERAKDSEDKIVDFGDEKAEQSFNASRTGSKEPAPKDPELEAVKTNQPIKHEVDEGKAGFNVRNQIVLDDDGDDDDDDDDDGFMPRKLFFFSFSDFKKEEASA; this comes from the exons ATGGAGTCACAGTCAGATTCTAGAAATGGTCCAGTTTCCAATATg gaAAACGGTCCAATAACAGAGGGACTGGAGATTCAACGTTCAGATGTAAAGAGAGCAAATGGAATCGGAAATGGAGAAATGCACCGTCGGATTAAGAATATTCCCGTATTGGAGGAAAGAAGACtccttgcgctagaaaggcacATCAAGCGTAAACGGAGGAAACGGCCGTACGTTAAAAAGATGAAGAGTTCGGAGAAAACAGAGCATCTTGACAAAACCATGGGGGCTCCCAATAGAAAAATGTTAGACGACCCTGGGGCGTTTGATATAAAGGATGAGGTAGTACAAACATTAGAAGGAGACGGGGAAAAAGATTGGAGTCAGAATGAAATTGAGGGTACTGGGATGGCAGTTACAGAGAAAGATGAGGGGAAGCCAAATGGTGAGATTGAGAATTTTGTGGTTCAATCACCAAAAACAGATGTCGAAGAAGACGAGCAACAGGGTGTACAGTTTGATAAGTTGGTTGAATACTTACTTGACGAAGTAAAATCAGAAATGATAAAGGGAGTTGAAGATGGATTAAAGAGGAAGGGCGAAGTAAACCAGTCGATGTTTGGAGAGGAAAgtcatataaaaaaagatgaAGGGGCTGGTATGGAGGTAAAGCAAGAAAACGaagaaaattttactcatgTGAAAGAAATAAATACTTCGCCGCCTGAAGATGCTAGGCACGTAGACGATGAAGGCTtgaagaaagagagagaaaactTTCAAGATGAAGGACATAAAGATTTGGAAAGAGCGAAGGACAGTGAAGACAAAATTGTTGATTTCGG AGATGAAAAAGCCGAACAAAGTTTCAACGCATCAAGGACCGGATCAAAGGAGCCTGCGCCAAAAGATCCTGAATTGGAAGCTGTCAAAACCAATCAGCCGATAAAGCACGAAGTAGATGAAGGAAAGGCCGGTTTCAATGTTAGAAATCAG ATTGTCCTCGATGACGATggggatgatgatgatgatgatgatgatgatggctTCATGCCgagaaaattgtttttcttcagCTTTTCTGATTTCAAG AAAGAAGAAGCCTCTGCATAA